GGTACCACCGGGAGTAGCGCCGGTGCAGGTAGCGCTCGGCGGACCGGTGGTGCGCGGAGATCATCGCCGCCGGCCGGGCCTTCCACGACACGCCGCCCACGTGCGTGACGCGCGCCGACGGCACGTAGAGGTTGGCCCACCCGGCCAGCGCGAGGCGCTCGCCGAGGTCGACGTCCTCGAAGAACATGAAGTAGTCCTCGTCGAACCCTCCGACGGCCTCGAACGCCTCGCGGCGCAGCAGCAGGCACGCGCCGGACAGCCACCCGGCCACGCGCTCGGCGCCGACCGTCTCCTGGCGCCGCTGGTACGCGCGCGTCCAGGGGTTGCCCGGCCAGACCTTGCCCAGCACCGCGTGACCGGCGCCCTGGGTCAGCGACGGCAGCTCGCGCGCCGAGGGGTACACGCTGCCGTCCTCGTTGAGCAGCGCGGGGCCGAACGCACCGGCGCCGGGGTGCCGGCCGGCGGCCTCGAGCAGCCGGTCGAGCGACCCGGGCTCCCACACGACGTCGGGGTTCGCGACCACGAGCCAGGGCTGGTGGGCGCCGCGCGCGCCGGCGTTCGCGCCGCCGCCGTAGCCGAGGTTCGCCCCGGGGCGCAGGACGCGCCCGCCCGCCGCCGCGGCGACCCGGTCGGCGACCTCCGGGTCGGTGCCGTTGTCCACGAGCACCAGCTCGACGTCCGCGGTCGTCGCGTCGGCCAGCGAGCGCGTGAAGGCGGTGAGCTCGTCGCCGGGGTGGAACACCACCGACACCACGCGGACGGCCGGGCGGTCGGGGCCGTCGCCGGCACCGGGGTCGTGGGGCGGGCGGGGGTCCGGTGCGGGGGTCGTCATGGCCGGCTCAGGCTACCGCCCGTCCCCGAGACCGGGGTCCACCTCGTCGGGGGAGCGGCCCAGCAGGTGCGCCACCTGCTCCACGACCACCTCGTGCGTGAGCTCGCCGAGCTCGTCCGCGTCGGCGGCGCGCGACTCGACCGGCCGCCGGTACACGACGATCCGCGGCGGCAGGCCCGGCTGCGCGGGGAACGACCGGCCCAGCGGCACGCCGCCGGACTCCCAGGGCGCCGGGTTCGACGGCGGCACGTCCTCGACGGCGAACTCCACGCCGTCGAGCTCCTTGCCCCAGCGGACCTCGAGGCGCTCCACCGAGTCGAGCACGAGGTCGTCGAACCGCTCGGCGCGGGTGCGGTGGGCGGGGAGCGTCGAGGGCAGCAGCGGCCCCCGCAGGCCGCGGCCGCGGCGGTCGCGCCGGCGCACCGGGCCGGCGCCGCCCGACGGTCCGGCCGGGTCGCCCGGGGCCGCGGGGACGAACCGTGTCGGTGCCATCCCGGCACTGTATCCGGGTGAGAACGCGGGTCGCGCCTGCGTCCCGGGCGCGGGCGGCGGTACGGTCTACCCCGTGAGACCCGTCCGCCAGTGCACCCGCACCGCGTGCGGTCGTCCGGCGGTCGCCACCCTGACGTACGTGTACGCCGACTCGACGGCCGTGCTCGGACCTCTCGCCACGCTGGCGGAGCCGCACTCCTACGACCTGTGCGCCGAGCACGCGTCGCGCCTGACGGCACCGCGCGGCT
This is a stretch of genomic DNA from Cellulomonas sp. ES6. It encodes these proteins:
- a CDS encoding glycosyltransferase family 2 protein, with protein sequence MTTPAPDPRPPHDPGAGDGPDRPAVRVVSVVFHPGDELTAFTRSLADATTADVELVLVDNGTDPEVADRVAAAAGGRVLRPGANLGYGGGANAGARGAHQPWLVVANPDVVWEPGSLDRLLEAAGRHPGAGAFGPALLNEDGSVYPSARELPSLTQGAGHAVLGKVWPGNPWTRAYQRRQETVGAERVAGWLSGACLLLRREAFEAVGGFDEDYFMFFEDVDLGERLALAGWANLYVPSARVTHVGGVSWKARPAAMISAHHRSAERYLHRRYSRWYHWPVRVAVSAGLRLREALELRAAR
- a CDS encoding metallopeptidase family protein; this encodes MAPTRFVPAAPGDPAGPSGGAGPVRRRDRRGRGLRGPLLPSTLPAHRTRAERFDDLVLDSVERLEVRWGKELDGVEFAVEDVPPSNPAPWESGGVPLGRSFPAQPGLPPRIVVYRRPVESRAADADELGELTHEVVVEQVAHLLGRSPDEVDPGLGDGR